The Devosia sp. YIM 151766 genome includes a region encoding these proteins:
- the metG gene encoding methionine--tRNA ligase, whose product MTKPFYVTTAISYPNGAPHIGHAYEMIATDAIARWKRLEGREVYFLTGTDEHGIKMVQTADKEGIPVRELADRNAGEFRRLAETLNLSNDDFIRTTEPRHHDASQAIWKKMAASQNGDIFQSVYKGWYSVRDEAYFDEDELTEQDGKRFAPSGAEVEWVEEPTYFFRLSAYQQKLLDLYEANPDFIAPKERRNEIISFVKSGLQDLSISRTTFDWGIPVPDAPGHVMYVWVDALTNYITGVGYPDENSELFKKFWPADLHVIGKDIIRFHTVYWPAFLMSAGLEVQHRVFAHGFLTVDGQKMSKSLGNVIDPFHLVDTFGADAVRYFFLREVSFGHDGDYSNEKLINRVNADLANNLGNLAQRSLSMINKNCDARVPELGPLTEADQAIIAEVAGALDAAQKAMDQQLVHEATGAIIAALSSANNYFAAQEPWSLKKTDPARMATVLYITADTVRRLAIPMLAFVPASASRLLDQLAVPEDQRMLAAALDANSLLTGTELPLPQGVFARLEKPAE is encoded by the coding sequence TGACCAAGCCTTTCTACGTCACGACCGCGATTTCCTATCCCAATGGCGCCCCCCATATCGGCCATGCCTATGAGATGATCGCCACCGACGCCATTGCCCGCTGGAAACGGCTGGAGGGCAGGGAGGTCTATTTCCTCACCGGCACCGATGAGCACGGCATCAAGATGGTGCAGACCGCCGACAAGGAAGGCATTCCGGTGCGCGAGCTGGCGGATCGCAATGCCGGCGAATTCCGCCGGCTGGCCGAGACATTGAACCTGTCCAACGACGATTTCATCCGCACCACCGAGCCGCGGCACCACGACGCTTCGCAGGCCATCTGGAAGAAGATGGCGGCGAGCCAGAACGGCGACATTTTCCAGTCGGTCTATAAAGGCTGGTATTCGGTGCGCGACGAAGCCTATTTCGACGAGGACGAATTGACCGAACAGGACGGCAAGCGCTTTGCCCCGTCCGGCGCGGAAGTGGAATGGGTGGAGGAGCCGACCTATTTCTTCCGCCTCTCGGCCTATCAGCAGAAGCTGCTCGATCTGTACGAGGCCAATCCCGATTTCATCGCGCCCAAGGAACGGCGCAACGAGATCATCTCCTTCGTCAAGAGCGGGCTGCAGGACCTGTCCATCTCCCGCACTACTTTCGACTGGGGCATTCCGGTTCCGGATGCGCCGGGCCATGTGATGTATGTGTGGGTCGACGCGCTCACCAATTACATTACCGGCGTCGGCTATCCCGACGAGAACAGCGAATTGTTCAAGAAGTTCTGGCCGGCCGACCTGCATGTCATCGGCAAGGACATCATCCGCTTCCACACCGTCTATTGGCCCGCCTTCCTGATGAGCGCCGGCCTGGAGGTGCAGCATCGCGTCTTCGCCCATGGCTTCCTGACCGTCGACGGCCAGAAGATGAGCAAGTCGCTGGGCAATGTCATCGACCCGTTTCATCTGGTCGACACTTTCGGCGCCGATGCGGTCCGCTATTTCTTCCTGCGCGAAGTCTCCTTCGGCCATGACGGCGATTACAGCAATGAAAAGCTGATCAATCGCGTCAATGCCGATCTCGCCAACAATCTCGGCAATCTGGCGCAGCGCTCGCTGTCGATGATCAACAAGAATTGCGACGCCAGGGTGCCGGAGCTGGGTCCGCTGACCGAGGCCGACCAGGCGATCATTGCCGAAGTCGCCGGCGCCCTGGACGCAGCCCAGAAGGCCATGGACCAGCAATTGGTCCACGAGGCCACCGGCGCCATCATCGCGGCCCTGAGTTCGGCCAATAATTATTTCGCCGCCCAGGAACCCTGGTCGCTGAAAAAGACCGATCCGGCGCGCATGGCCACCGTGCTCTACATCACTGCCGACACCGTCCGCCGGCTCGCCATCCCCATGCTGGCCTTCGTTCCGGCTTCGGCGTCGCGTCTGCTTGACCAACTGGCCGTGCCGGAGGATCAACGCATGCTTGCTGCGGCGCTTGACGCTAACAGTCTGCTAACCGGAACTGAGCTGCCGCTACCGCAGGGCGTCTTCGCCCGCCTGGAAAAACCGGCCGAATAA